The following nucleotide sequence is from Acidobacteriota bacterium.
GGGCCAGCCGGGCGTACGGGAAGCGGTGGTCAGGGCCGTCGAAGATCAGGCCGGGGACAAGGTTCTGGCCGCCTACATCATCCCCTCCGGCCCGGAGCTGGCGCTCGACGAACTGTGGGACTCCCTGCGTCAGGAACTGCCCGAACACATGCTGCCCTCCTTCATCGAGGTCATGGACGAGTTCCCGCTCACGCCCAACGGCAAAATCGACTACAAGGCTTTGCCCGCGGCTCCTGACCGCGATCGGCAAAAGCGCGATGGCTTCGTGCCTCCTCAAACCTGGGAGCAGGAGGTGATGGCCGATGTGTGGAGCGATTTGCTGGCGCTCAAGTCGGTGGGCATCAACGACAACTTCTTCAACCTGGGCGGCGACTCCATCAAGGCGCTGCGGGTCAGCGCACGCCTCAAGTCGCTGGGGCTGGACATCGCCATCGAGGACCTCTTCGAGTTTCCGACCATCAGCGCCTTGAGCCGTCTGGTCAGCAGCCAGAAGCAGCAGGACGCCGAAGACGCCCTGCCGGCGGAGGCTCTCTGGAAGGGCTCCCCGCCCACGCTTCCCGAGCAGGCGGTAGACGCCTATCCCCTCACCCACCTGCAGCTCGGAATGCTCTTCCACGCCGCCGAAAGCCGCCTCGACGTCAAGCCCTACCACAACGTCAGCCTCTTCAAGATCGAGGGGCGTTTTCAGGAAGCACGCTTTCGCCAGGCCGTGGAGGGACTCCTGTCGGCTCATCCCGTCCTGCGCACCGGCTTCGAGATGGAAGCCTACGGCCTTCCCATGCAACTGGTCTACGACCGGGTGGAGCCGCCGGTGACCGTGGAGCGCTTGCCCCAGATGCCGGCTTCCCAGCAGGAGAAGGCGGTCGAGGACTGGATGGAGCGCGAGAAGAGCAATCACTTCGATTACGCGCGGGCGCCGCTGATCCGCTTCAAGATCATGGTTTGCTCGGATGAACTCTTCTACCTGGGGCTGACCGAGCACCACTCCATCCTCGACGGGTGGAGCGTGGCCAGCCTGCTCACCGAGCTCTTTCAGCGCTATCTGCGGGAGGGCGGCGGAAGTCCGCCGCAGGACGCCTACTCGCCGGCCGACAATGTCTTTCGCCGCTACGTCCTGCTGGAGCGGGAGGCTCTGGAAAGTCCCCGTCAAGCCCAGTTCTGGAGCGATTACCTGAGCGACTACGCCCGTCTGCGCCTGCCCCTCAACGTGGGCGCCAATGAGCAAGAGACGGCGACGGGTTCGGCGGTGGGCAAGAAGCGGTTCCCGCTGGACGACGAGCTGACCCAGGCCCTCAGGTCTCTGGCCCGCGAAGTCAAGGTCCCACTCAAGAGCGTCCTGCTGGCGGCCCATTCGGCGGTGCTGGGATTCATCACCAACAGCCGTGACACCATGACGGGACTGATCGCGCACGGGCGTCCCGAGATGGAAGGCGGCGAGGCCGGGCTGGGACTCTTCCTCAACACCCTGCCCTTGCGCATGAAGCACCGCAACGTCACCTGGAAGGAATGGCTGCAGCAGACTTACCGGGAGGAAAGGCGCATCCTGCCCTTCCGCCGCTACCCGCTGGCCGCCATGCGCGATCCCGAGGGGGGCAAGGCCGACCTGCAGACGGCCTTCAACTACACCAACTTTCACGTCTACGAGAAGCTGGTCGAAGACGCCCCCCTCAAGATTCTGGAGACTCGCGTCCACGAAGAGACCGACTTCGAGCTCTTCACCGACTTCAGCATGCTGGCCAGGACCGAACAGTTGGACCTGACCCTCTCCTACAGCCGCCGTCGTTTCCAGCCGCAGCAGATCGAGGCCATCGCCGACTGCTATCTGCGCTGCTTTCAGTGGATGGTGGAGGACCCCTCGGCGGCCATCTGCCTCTATCCCTTGCAGTCGCCGGAGGCGCTTGCCCGGAGCCTCTCCGCCAGGACGCCCTGCCAACCCGCCTGGAGCGACCTGCGCCAGTTGATGCAAAGGGCCCGCGAGTCCTCCTGCGCCGACCGCGTCGCGGTGGTCGACGGAGAACGTCACGTTTCCTACAGGCGCTTGTGGCAAGGCGTGGACCGGCTGGCCGCCAGCCTGGGGCGATTGGGCGTGGGGCCGGACGTCCCGGTTGCGGTTCTTCTGGGCAAGTCGCTGGAGTGGACGATGGCGGCTCTGGCCGCCGTGGAGGCGGGCGGCGCCTATCTCCCGCTGGACCCGGCCGATCCCGCCGAGCGCATCAACTACATGATCGAGAACGCCGCCGCCCAGGTCGTGGTGAGCGATGCCGAGTCCGCCGCGCTGCTCTCCCTGCCCGGACTCAAGGTCATCACCGTCCAGCATGGGGACGGGCCGCGATCTCAGCCTCGCGGGCCGGTTCGCCCGCTGCTCCCCGACCATCTCAGCTACCTCATCTACACCTCGGGAAGCACGGGACGGCCCAAGGGCGTGGCCATGCACCACCGCGGAATCGCCAACCTGATGAGCTGGCAGCAGGCCGACACGCCCATCCGGGGCCGGCGCATCGTGCAGTTCGCCTCCACCGGATTCGACGTTTCGGTTCAGGAGATCTTCACGGCGGTGATGGGAGCCAACACCCTGGTCATGGCGCCCGGCCAGACGCGGCGCGACTTCATCCGCCTCTCCGGGCTGCTCGCCCGAGAGCAGGTGGAATGCCTGTTCGCTCCCGACACGGCCCTCAAAGCCCTGCTCGCGGCTGCCCATTCAAACGGCCTGCAACTGCCGGCTTTGCGTACCATCATTCACGCCGGAGAAGCCCTGGTGGTGGACGAGGGACTGAGGCGCTTCATGCAGCGGGGCGGACGGCTCTACAACCACTACGGCCCCACCGAGTCGCACGTGGTGACGGCGGGCCGGGTGGAGCCGGGCCGGGGAGACAACGGCACCAGCCCGTCCATCGGAAGGGAAGTCGACGACACCGCCGTTCTCATCCTCGATTCCTGGCTGCGTCCCTGTCTGAGGGGCGGCATCGGCGAGATCTACATCGACTCGGTCAACGTAGCCCGCGGATACCACGCTTCGCCGCGCTTGACGGCCGAGCGCTTCCGTCCCCATCCCCGGGCGCGCGGTGTGAGGGTCTTCAAGACGGGGGACCTGGCCTGTCGCGACCAGCAAGGCGATATCTGGTTCCTGGGCCGCGCCGACAGCCAGGTCAAGGTGAGGGGCTACCGCATCGAACTGGAGGAGGTGCGCCACGCCTTCATGCGCCATCCCTCGGTAGAGGACGCGGTGGTTTCGCTGCGCCGGTCCAGCGGCGAGAAGCGCCTGTGCGTCCACGTCCTGGGGGGCGGGGAGGTGGACGTCAAGGCCCTGCGTCAGTTCGCGGGTTCCGAACTGCCTCCTTACATGGTGCCCGCTCACATCGTGCCCGTCGACTCCATTCCCATGACCCGCAACGGCAAGATCCACTACGCCGCCCTGCCGCCTCCCGAGGCCTCCGTGCAGAGCCCGGCCCGTCCCTACAGCCCCCGCGACGAGGTGGAGAAAAGGGTCCTCGACCTGTGGAGCGAGGTGTTGGAGGGAGTCGCGGAAATCGGTCCCGAGAGCGACTTTTTCGAGCTGGGAGGGGACTCCCTCACCCTGCTGCGGCTGCAATTGAAGATTCAGTCCCGCTTCGCCTTGCAGATGTCGAT
It contains:
- a CDS encoding amino acid adenylation domain-containing protein, producing the protein MERTLQRSEGATALKNGQAGPAADWGRPIHRIFESRAARHPDAVAVVCGDRSVSYGVLNRRANQLARHLQDRGLQPGDLVALFLERTPALIVSLLAVLKAGASYLPIDSHFPAKRVALTGEKARFILSDQSSAHRLTGLEARVIDLDEEEPRIFKGRAANPRLQVPLNQPAYLMYTSGSSGKPKGTLVSHGNVTRLFQAAFSLYDFQRQGVWTFFHSIAFDFSVWEIFGPLLTGGRLVVVSHWDARTPDELARLIRREGVTVLSQTPSAFRRLVTLGRLTQDRPSDLALRWVVFGGEALYMQPLLEFCPALREAGTRLLNMYGITETTVHVTHRLMDEKDAEENRSLIGPALPHLRVHLLDAHMNPVPAQVAGEIYVAGEGVALGYFQSPSLTAQRFLPSPFGGDLGKRLYRSGDLGRALPGGELEYLGRGDTQVKIRGFRIEPGEVRFCLLGQPGVREAVVRAVEDQAGDKVLAAYIIPSGPELALDELWDSLRQELPEHMLPSFIEVMDEFPLTPNGKIDYKALPAAPDRDRQKRDGFVPPQTWEQEVMADVWSDLLALKSVGINDNFFNLGGDSIKALRVSARLKSLGLDIAIEDLFEFPTISALSRLVSSQKQQDAEDALPAEALWKGSPPTLPEQAVDAYPLTHLQLGMLFHAAESRLDVKPYHNVSLFKIEGRFQEARFRQAVEGLLSAHPVLRTGFEMEAYGLPMQLVYDRVEPPVTVERLPQMPASQQEKAVEDWMEREKSNHFDYARAPLIRFKIMVCSDELFYLGLTEHHSILDGWSVASLLTELFQRYLREGGGSPPQDAYSPADNVFRRYVLLEREALESPRQAQFWSDYLSDYARLRLPLNVGANEQETATGSAVGKKRFPLDDELTQALRSLAREVKVPLKSVLLAAHSAVLGFITNSRDTMTGLIAHGRPEMEGGEAGLGLFLNTLPLRMKHRNVTWKEWLQQTYREERRILPFRRYPLAAMRDPEGGKADLQTAFNYTNFHVYEKLVEDAPLKILETRVHEETDFELFTDFSMLARTEQLDLTLSYSRRRFQPQQIEAIADCYLRCFQWMVEDPSAAICLYPLQSPEALARSLSARTPCQPAWSDLRQLMQRARESSCADRVAVVDGERHVSYRRLWQGVDRLAASLGRLGVGPDVPVAVLLGKSLEWTMAALAAVEAGGAYLPLDPADPAERINYMIENAAAQVVVSDAESAALLSLPGLKVITVQHGDGPRSQPRGPVRPLLPDHLSYLIYTSGSTGRPKGVAMHHRGIANLMSWQQADTPIRGRRIVQFASTGFDVSVQEIFTAVMGANTLVMAPGQTRRDFIRLSGLLAREQVECLFAPDTALKALLAAAHSNGLQLPALRTIIHAGEALVVDEGLRRFMQRGGRLYNHYGPTESHVVTAGRVEPGRGDNGTSPSIGREVDDTAVLILDSWLRPCLRGGIGEIYIDSVNVARGYHASPRLTAERFRPHPRARGVRVFKTGDLACRDQQGDIWFLGRADSQVKVRGYRIELEEVRHAFMRHPSVEDAVVSLRRSSGEKRLCVHVLGGGEVDVKALRQFAGSELPPYMVPAHIVPVDSIPMTRNGKIHYAALPPPEASVQSPARPYSPRDEVEKRVLDLWSEVLEGVAEIGPESDFFELGGDSLTLLRLQLKIQSRFALQMSIPKLVMNSSLHKMSRLIGQMMKRNDAGGETHEEKRV